In one window of Pseudobdellovibrionaceae bacterium DNA:
- a CDS encoding CPBP family intramembrane metalloprotease, translated as MKIKFRQAPLTLFVFSFLFATVSWAQSSELDDSVFFKTSYDQSIHRKRNAFWPAMGSFFAPGINQWIEGQHKSAALYSGGALLATALQISALSEVADSTETLINPQDFAEAGDPIKKIVVGDAIYKTMGGLSALHAFKTSVHWHKDHTDRFSFIDPHREKMKDVILAPFAFSNLKRMTTLIPLATIGLLAATTSFEAGNRGINIGDSLFIGSVSYGAGVGEEALFRGFLLPYMYDSWNNFFWSNTAQSLVFAALHINAELTVPVWQFALGYYFGWITHQNHWSIEESVFIHTWWDVIAFTATFAAAKTRGTSIYFPIVQSTF; from the coding sequence TTGAAAATTAAATTTCGCCAGGCGCCCCTCACACTATTTGTTTTCAGTTTTTTGTTCGCAACAGTGAGTTGGGCCCAGTCGAGTGAGTTAGACGACTCCGTATTCTTTAAGACCTCTTATGACCAGAGCATACACCGAAAACGAAATGCCTTTTGGCCGGCCATGGGTAGCTTTTTTGCTCCCGGGATCAATCAGTGGATCGAGGGGCAACACAAATCAGCGGCGCTTTACTCAGGGGGCGCCCTGTTGGCTACGGCCTTGCAGATTTCGGCCTTGAGTGAGGTCGCCGACAGCACTGAGACTTTGATCAATCCTCAAGATTTTGCAGAAGCCGGAGATCCCATCAAGAAAATCGTTGTTGGCGATGCCATTTATAAAACCATGGGTGGTCTTAGCGCCCTTCACGCTTTTAAAACCTCGGTGCATTGGCACAAAGACCATACTGATCGTTTTTCATTTATCGACCCTCATCGCGAAAAAATGAAGGATGTGATTCTAGCTCCCTTTGCCTTTTCAAATTTAAAAAGAATGACCACATTGATTCCTCTTGCCACCATCGGCCTACTGGCGGCCACCACCAGTTTTGAAGCAGGCAATAGGGGCATAAATATCGGTGACTCACTGTTTATTGGGTCAGTTTCTTACGGTGCGGGCGTAGGAGAAGAAGCCTTGTTTCGCGGATTCCTGCTTCCCTACATGTATGATTCTTGGAATAACTTTTTCTGGAGCAATACTGCACAGAGTTTAGTCTTTGCCGCCCTTCACATTAATGCGGAGTTGACTGTTCCGGTTTGGCAATTTGCGTTGGGATATTATTTTGGATGGATCACCCACCAAAACCATTGGTCCATAGAAGAAAGCGTGTTTATACACACCTGGTGGGACGTGATTGCGTTTACCGCTACTTTTGCCGCGGCCAAAACCCGCGGCACGTCTATTTATTTTCCAATAGTACAGTCGACGTTTTAG
- a CDS encoding FAD-dependent monooxygenase, whose amino-acid sequence MANPSSVKHIAIVGAGLVGSLLAVYMRKRGHSVKVFERRPDLRKNILDGGRSINLVVTSRGIHALEKVGLWDKVKEQTVSVRGRMMHDLKGETTYQPYGRNDSECNYSISRTHLNQMLLHEAEIEGAQLHFECPILEMDIENSTLRFESGSEKFDHIFGTDGAGSVVRKQMMSALQKRGVEQVNTLEPLGAGYKELTLPAAGAGEYALDKNALHIWPRGHHMLMGLANLDGSFTMTLYLPEAGRDSFEEVKTADQAFQFFKEQYPDAVPLMPNLATEYSENPQGFLGTVRCAPWVFKDKVALLGDAAHAVVPFFGQGMNCGFEDITYLMTALDEFSEDWEKAFLTYFERQKPNADAIADMAIENFIEMRDRVADDKFLLRKKVERRLEQELPELYRTRYAMVTYTLVPYAEAKSKGIEQNKILDQLCANINDPSQLDIEAAKQLLL is encoded by the coding sequence ATGGCTAATCCTTCTTCAGTAAAACACATCGCCATTGTGGGTGCGGGCCTGGTGGGTTCGTTGTTGGCCGTTTATATGCGAAAGCGGGGTCATTCAGTTAAAGTATTCGAGCGCCGGCCGGACCTCAGAAAAAACATTTTAGATGGGGGCCGATCAATCAATTTGGTGGTGACCTCCCGGGGCATTCACGCCCTTGAAAAGGTGGGACTTTGGGATAAAGTCAAAGAGCAAACTGTTTCTGTGCGTGGCCGAATGATGCATGACCTCAAAGGCGAAACCACGTATCAGCCTTATGGTCGAAATGATTCAGAATGTAATTATTCAATTTCAAGAACTCACTTGAATCAAATGCTGCTGCACGAGGCAGAGATCGAGGGGGCTCAGTTGCACTTCGAATGTCCCATCTTGGAAATGGATATAGAGAATTCGACTCTGAGATTTGAAAGTGGCTCAGAAAAATTTGACCATATCTTCGGTACAGATGGCGCCGGTTCAGTGGTGCGCAAACAGATGATGAGTGCGTTACAAAAACGGGGTGTGGAACAAGTGAATACGCTTGAACCATTGGGAGCAGGCTACAAAGAACTCACACTGCCTGCTGCTGGCGCCGGAGAGTACGCTCTAGACAAAAACGCCTTGCACATCTGGCCCAGAGGGCACCATATGCTAATGGGACTAGCCAATCTTGATGGCTCTTTTACAATGACGCTGTACCTACCCGAGGCGGGCCGTGACAGTTTTGAAGAAGTCAAAACGGCGGATCAGGCCTTTCAGTTTTTTAAAGAACAGTACCCAGATGCCGTACCTTTAATGCCAAATCTGGCCACGGAGTACAGTGAAAATCCGCAAGGTTTTCTCGGCACAGTGAGATGCGCTCCGTGGGTTTTCAAAGATAAAGTGGCGCTCTTAGGAGATGCCGCCCATGCCGTGGTGCCCTTTTTTGGACAAGGTATGAACTGTGGGTTTGAAGACATCACTTACCTGATGACGGCACTGGACGAGTTTTCAGAGGATTGGGAGAAAGCGTTTTTAACATATTTTGAACGCCAGAAGCCCAACGCCGATGCCATTGCCGATATGGCCATCGAGAATTTTATAGAGATGCGAGATCGAGTGGCCGATGATAAGTTCCTGCTGCGGAAAAAAGTGGAGCGGCGTTTAGAACAAGAGCTGCCGGAACTTTATCGAACTCGCTACGCCATGGTGACCTACACGTTGGTTCCATATGCTGAAGCAAAATCCAAGGGCATCGAACAAAATAAAATTTTAGATCAGCTCTGCGCCAATATTAACGACCCGTCCCAGTTAGACATTGAAGCCGCAAAACAACTTCTTCTTTGA
- the kynU gene encoding kynureninase, with protein MMFIAESASLQAARAFDEKDPFSRFRREFVFPKTQTGEDQLYFAGHSLGLMPVRARHYAMEEFDSWGRYGVEGHFLGEHPWYSYHEFLTEPSARLVGARPDEVVVMNSLTVNLHLMMVSFYRPSKERFKILIEKNTFPSDQYAVDSQARFHGFDPKQAIVEVEHDRIIETISELGSSLALVMLGNCNYLTGYKFDMKAIASAAHDVGALAGFNLAHGAGNLGLSLHDDGVDFAVWCSYKYLNSGPGGLAGCFVHQRHLNKKDIPRFEGWWGTDKSKRFQMSRQFQAMPTVEAWQLSNPPILPMATLRASLEIFDEAGMWALRERGDRLTTYLEYLLKTECAGACEIVTPENRGSMLCVRIKGEPKTLAKKLSEAGVIVDFREPDILRMAPAPLYNSFEDVYRLVDAINGGLNG; from the coding sequence ATGATGTTCATAGCGGAGTCGGCTAGCTTACAGGCGGCAAGAGCATTTGATGAAAAAGACCCATTTTCTCGGTTTCGCCGGGAATTTGTATTCCCAAAAACTCAAACTGGCGAAGACCAACTCTACTTTGCCGGCCATTCGCTGGGACTGATGCCGGTTCGGGCGCGTCACTATGCGATGGAAGAGTTTGATAGCTGGGGACGATACGGTGTTGAAGGTCATTTTTTGGGCGAACATCCTTGGTACTCTTATCATGAATTCTTAACAGAGCCGTCCGCGCGCCTTGTGGGGGCAAGACCTGACGAAGTGGTGGTGATGAACTCACTCACCGTGAATTTACACTTGATGATGGTGAGTTTCTATCGGCCGAGCAAAGAACGATTTAAAATACTTATAGAGAAAAACACCTTTCCTTCTGATCAATATGCCGTGGACTCGCAAGCGCGTTTTCATGGGTTTGATCCCAAACAGGCCATAGTAGAGGTTGAGCACGACAGAATTATTGAAACAATCTCAGAGTTGGGCTCCTCGTTGGCGTTGGTAATGCTGGGAAATTGCAATTACTTGACGGGCTACAAATTCGATATGAAAGCCATCGCCAGTGCGGCTCATGATGTGGGGGCTTTAGCTGGTTTTAACTTGGCCCATGGCGCCGGCAATCTTGGTTTGTCGTTACATGATGACGGTGTGGATTTTGCTGTGTGGTGTTCTTATAAATATTTAAACTCTGGGCCTGGCGGACTTGCGGGATGTTTTGTTCACCAAAGGCATTTAAATAAAAAAGATATTCCGCGCTTTGAAGGTTGGTGGGGTACAGATAAGTCAAAGCGGTTTCAAATGTCGAGACAGTTTCAGGCTATGCCAACGGTCGAGGCTTGGCAGCTCAGTAATCCACCCATTTTGCCGATGGCGACCTTACGGGCTTCTTTAGAGATCTTCGATGAAGCCGGAATGTGGGCCTTGCGAGAACGGGGCGACCGCCTCACCACTTACCTGGAATATCTGCTGAAGACAGAATGTGCTGGCGCTTGCGAGATAGTGACTCCAGAAAATAGGGGTTCCATGCTTTGCGTGCGCATAAAAGGGGAGCCAAAAACTTTGGCTAAAAAACTCTCCGAGGCGGGAGTTATTGTGGATTTTAGAGAACCAGATATTTTGCGAATGGCGCCGGCTCCGTTGTATAACAGCTTTGAAGATGTTTATCGACTTGTTGACGCTATCAATGGAGGTCTCAATGGCTAA
- a CDS encoding fumarylacetoacetate hydrolase family protein — protein MDSNLREQIASDLNSARVNQAPVEQFSETISDFQTRDAYVVQALGLAFREKNGEALVGWKMGLTSEAKRQQMNLHSPLYGGLTDKMALEDGGEFQLKNSIHPKVEPEVAFLMGEDLSYPTTREKALEAVSAVCPALEILDSRYKQFKYFSLQDVIADNSSSSHFVLGNWREDFSEINLADLAMEMTINGETAGEGNSNAISGDPIISVVQLVELLHENGQTLKAGQVVLAGGATSAVALEPNMKVQLEVEGLGSVGFQVGE, from the coding sequence ATGGATTCAAATCTTCGCGAACAGATAGCCAGCGACCTCAACAGTGCACGAGTCAATCAAGCTCCAGTGGAGCAATTTAGTGAAACGATTTCTGATTTTCAAACTCGCGATGCCTATGTAGTACAGGCCTTGGGATTGGCATTTCGAGAAAAAAATGGTGAAGCCCTAGTGGGTTGGAAGATGGGCCTCACATCCGAAGCCAAGCGGCAGCAAATGAACCTGCATTCTCCACTTTACGGCGGGTTGACTGACAAGATGGCCCTTGAAGATGGGGGCGAGTTTCAATTAAAAAATAGCATTCACCCAAAGGTTGAACCAGAAGTCGCATTTTTAATGGGTGAGGATTTATCCTATCCCACTACCCGCGAAAAGGCCCTAGAGGCCGTGAGTGCCGTGTGTCCGGCCCTTGAGATATTAGATTCTCGATACAAACAGTTTAAGTATTTTTCATTACAAGACGTCATTGCTGACAATTCGTCCTCTTCGCATTTTGTCTTGGGCAATTGGCGAGAGGATTTCTCCGAGATAAATCTTGCAGACTTGGCTATGGAAATGACCATTAACGGCGAGACGGCCGGTGAGGGAAACTCAAACGCCATATCAGGTGATCCCATTATATCAGTGGTACAACTGGTTGAGTTGTTGCACGAAAATGGCCAAACACTAAAGGCAGGTCAAGTGGTGCTAGCTGGCGGAGCCACTTCGGCCGTGGCGCTAGAGCCTAATATGAAAGTGCAACTCGAGGTGGAAGGCCTAGGTTCGGTAGGATTTCAGGTAGGGGAATAA